In Malus sylvestris chromosome 16, drMalSylv7.2, whole genome shotgun sequence, the following are encoded in one genomic region:
- the LOC126608061 gene encoding casein kinase 1-like protein 10 isoform X2 has protein sequence MEHVIGGKFKLGRKIGSGSFGELYLGINVQTGEEVAVKLESVKTKHPQLHYESKLYMLLQGGTGVPHLKWFGVEGEYNVMVIDLLGPSLEDLFNYCNRKFSLKTVLMLADQLINRVEYMHSRGFLHRDIKPDNFLMGLGRKANQVYIIDYGLAKKYRDLQTHKHIPYRENKNLTGTARYASVNTHLGVEQSRRDDLESLGYVLMYFLRGSLPWQGLKAGTKKQKYDKISEKKMLTPIEVLCKSYPSEFTSYFHYCRSLRFEDKPDYSYLKRLFRDLFIREGYQFDYVFDWTILKYPQIGSSSRTRPSTKPALNPGPSAERTERPTVAQDFREKYSGAVEAFSRRNSSGYGYGDHSRHRATDDAPSSKDVQADSERARSSSRNGSTSKRPVISSSRPSSSGEPSESRSSRLVSSSGRLSTTQRVQPGYESKTSFTRTSAARGGRDDTLRSFELLAIGTGKRK, from the exons ATGGAGCATGTAATTGGTGGGAAATTTAAGCTAGGAAGAAAGATCGGTAGTGGATCGTTCGGAGAGCTTTATTTGG GTATTAATGTACAAACTGGAGAGGAGGTAGCTGTCAAGCTG GAATCAGTGAAGACAAAACACCCCCAGCTTCATTATGAGTCAAAGTTGTACATGCTTCTTCAAGGAGGAA CTGGTGTACCCCATCTTAAATGGTTCGGTGTTGAGGGTGAATACAATGTCATGGTTATCGATCTGCTTGGTCCCAGCCTTGAAGACCTCTTCAACTATTGCAATCGGAAGTTCTCTTTGAAGACAGTTTTGATGCTTGCAGATCAATTA ATAAACAGAGTTGAGTACATGCACTCACGGGGATTTCTTCACCGTGATATAAAGCCTGACAACTTTTTAATGGGCCTGGGACGCAAAGCTAATCAG GTATATATCATTGATTATGGCCTTGCAAAAAAGTATAGAGATCTTCAAACGCACAAGCACATACCATACAG GGAAAACAAGAATCTGACAGGAACTGCCCGCTATGCTAGTGTTAACACTCACCTTGGTGTTG AGCAAAGCAGAAGGGATGATCTAGAATCTCTTGGTTATGTGCTCATGTATTTTCTGAGGGGGAG CCTTCCCTGGCAGGGCTTGAAAGCAGGTacaaaaaagcaaaaatatgACAAGATCAGTGAGAAGAAGATGCTAACTCCAATTGAG GTGCTCTGCAAATCATATCCTTCAGAATTCACGTCGTACTTCCATTATTGTCGATCATTACGCTTTGAGGACAAACCAGATTATTCATACCTGAAGAGGCTTTTCCGGGACCTTTTTATTCGAGAAG GGTATCAATTTGACTATGTATTTGATTGGACTATACTGAAGTATCCGCAAATTGGCTCCAGTTCTAGAACACGA CCAAGTACAAAACCAGCTTTAAACCCTGGACCATCTGCAGAAAGAACAGAAAGGCCTACAG TGGCACAAGATTTTCGAGAAAAGTACTCGGGTGCAGTTGAGGCATTTTCTAGAAGGAATAGTTCTGGTTATGGCTATGGCGATCACTCCAGACATAGAGCGACTGATGATGCCCCGTCGTCCAAAGACGTC CAAGCTGACTCTGAAAGGGCTCGGAGTTCATCTAGAAATGGGAGTACTTCAAAGAGGCCAGTTATATCAAGCAGCAGGCCAAGCTCATCTGGTGAGCCCAGCGAGAGTCGGTCAAGCCGGCTGGTCTCAAGTAGTGGCCGCCTGTCCACCACCCAAAGGGTTCAACCTGGGTACGAGTCCAAAACATCTTTCACCCGAACATCCGCCGCAAGAGGCGGCCGTGATGATACACTAAGGAGCTTTGAACTCCTTGCAATCGGCACGGGAAAGAGGAAGTGA
- the LOC126608061 gene encoding casein kinase 1-like protein 10 isoform X1, protein MEHVIGGKFKLGRKIGSGSFGELYLGINVQTGEEVAVKLESVKTKHPQLHYESKLYMLLQGGTGVPHLKWFGVEGEYNVMVIDLLGPSLEDLFNYCNRKFSLKTVLMLADQLINRVEYMHSRGFLHRDIKPDNFLMGLGRKANQVYIIDYGLAKKYRDLQTHKHIPYRENKNLTGTARYASVNTHLGVEQSRRDDLESLGYVLMYFLRGSLPWQGLKAGTKKQKYDKISEKKMLTPIEVLCKSYPSEFTSYFHYCRSLRFEDKPDYSYLKRLFRDLFIREGYQFDYVFDWTILKYPQIGSSSRTRPSTKPALNPGPSAERTERPTAVAQDFREKYSGAVEAFSRRNSSGYGYGDHSRHRATDDAPSSKDVQADSERARSSSRNGSTSKRPVISSSRPSSSGEPSESRSSRLVSSSGRLSTTQRVQPGYESKTSFTRTSAARGGRDDTLRSFELLAIGTGKRK, encoded by the exons ATGGAGCATGTAATTGGTGGGAAATTTAAGCTAGGAAGAAAGATCGGTAGTGGATCGTTCGGAGAGCTTTATTTGG GTATTAATGTACAAACTGGAGAGGAGGTAGCTGTCAAGCTG GAATCAGTGAAGACAAAACACCCCCAGCTTCATTATGAGTCAAAGTTGTACATGCTTCTTCAAGGAGGAA CTGGTGTACCCCATCTTAAATGGTTCGGTGTTGAGGGTGAATACAATGTCATGGTTATCGATCTGCTTGGTCCCAGCCTTGAAGACCTCTTCAACTATTGCAATCGGAAGTTCTCTTTGAAGACAGTTTTGATGCTTGCAGATCAATTA ATAAACAGAGTTGAGTACATGCACTCACGGGGATTTCTTCACCGTGATATAAAGCCTGACAACTTTTTAATGGGCCTGGGACGCAAAGCTAATCAG GTATATATCATTGATTATGGCCTTGCAAAAAAGTATAGAGATCTTCAAACGCACAAGCACATACCATACAG GGAAAACAAGAATCTGACAGGAACTGCCCGCTATGCTAGTGTTAACACTCACCTTGGTGTTG AGCAAAGCAGAAGGGATGATCTAGAATCTCTTGGTTATGTGCTCATGTATTTTCTGAGGGGGAG CCTTCCCTGGCAGGGCTTGAAAGCAGGTacaaaaaagcaaaaatatgACAAGATCAGTGAGAAGAAGATGCTAACTCCAATTGAG GTGCTCTGCAAATCATATCCTTCAGAATTCACGTCGTACTTCCATTATTGTCGATCATTACGCTTTGAGGACAAACCAGATTATTCATACCTGAAGAGGCTTTTCCGGGACCTTTTTATTCGAGAAG GGTATCAATTTGACTATGTATTTGATTGGACTATACTGAAGTATCCGCAAATTGGCTCCAGTTCTAGAACACGA CCAAGTACAAAACCAGCTTTAAACCCTGGACCATCTGCAGAAAGAACAGAAAGGCCTACAG caGTGGCACAAGATTTTCGAGAAAAGTACTCGGGTGCAGTTGAGGCATTTTCTAGAAGGAATAGTTCTGGTTATGGCTATGGCGATCACTCCAGACATAGAGCGACTGATGATGCCCCGTCGTCCAAAGACGTC CAAGCTGACTCTGAAAGGGCTCGGAGTTCATCTAGAAATGGGAGTACTTCAAAGAGGCCAGTTATATCAAGCAGCAGGCCAAGCTCATCTGGTGAGCCCAGCGAGAGTCGGTCAAGCCGGCTGGTCTCAAGTAGTGGCCGCCTGTCCACCACCCAAAGGGTTCAACCTGGGTACGAGTCCAAAACATCTTTCACCCGAACATCCGCCGCAAGAGGCGGCCGTGATGATACACTAAGGAGCTTTGAACTCCTTGCAATCGGCACGGGAAAGAGGAAGTGA